One window of Triticum dicoccoides isolate Atlit2015 ecotype Zavitan chromosome 5A, WEW_v2.0, whole genome shotgun sequence genomic DNA carries:
- the LOC119298114 gene encoding putative RING-H2 finger protein ATL71 gives MNAGAPPAPGRFTPGDGTSVGMFSSDRIGGFGYGVGVSVGILLLITTITLASYFCTRAPPPGPEAAADAEGTARRRRRARRREGGGDNDGGGATGDDVDVELGIDEATLKGYPEVVYGEARRSKNRKLGTTCTCCSVCLDNYGDGDVLRMLPDCGHLFHRECVDPWLRKHPTCPVCRTSPLPSPLPTPLAEVTPLAMTRLSS, from the coding sequence ATGAACGCCGGTGCCCCGCCGGCGCCCGGCCGGTTCACCCCGGGCGACGGCACCTCCGTGGGCATGTTCAGCTCCGACCGCATCGGCGGCTTCGGCTACGGCGTCGGCGTCTCCGTCGGCATTCTCCTCCTCATCACCACCATCACGCTCGCCTCCTACTTCTGCACCCGCGCGCCCCCGCCCGGCCCGgaggccgccgccgacgccgaAGGGACGGCCCGGCGAAGGCGGCGTGCGCGGCgccgcgagggcggcggcgacaaCGATGGCGGCGGGGCAACCGGCGACGACGTCGACGTGGAGCTCGGCATCGACGAGGCCACGCTCAAGGGGTACCCGGAGGTGGTGTACGGCGAGGCGCGGAGGAGCAAGAACAGGAAGCTGGGCACCACCTGCACCTGCTGCTCCGTGTGCCTCGACAACTACGGCGACGGCGACGTGCTCCGCATGCTGCCGGACTGCGGCCACCTGTTCCACCGGGAGTGCGTCGACCCCTGGCTCCGGAAGCACCCGACCTGCCCCGTCTGCCGGACCTCGCCGCTGCCCAGCCCCTTGCCCACGCCCCTCGCGGAGGTCACGCCGCTGGCCATGACGAGGCTGTCCTCCTGA